The Natronoarchaeum mannanilyticum genome includes the window AGCGCTCGGCGCCCGCGGGTTCCTCGGCTTCGACTTCGTTCTCCAGCGCGCGGCGCGCGACGTACAGCGCGCGGTCGAACTCCTCGTCGGTGGCCTCGTCGGCCGGCGTCGCGAAGCACTGCCAGACATCCGGCTCGGATTCAACGGCGGTCGCCCCGAGCTCGGCGTTGTCGGTCGGCACGTCGCGCCAGGCGACGACGTCGACGCCGTACTCGGTAAGGGCGTCCTCGGTGCGTTCGCGGAGCGCGGCGGCGGCGTCAGGATCTTGTGGGAGGAAGAAGGAGCCGACAGCGTACTGGTCGGGCAGATCGACGTCGAGCTCGTCGGCGAAGAACTCGTGGGGGGTCTGAAGCATCACGCCCGCACCGTCGCCGGTCGCCTCCTCGGCGCCCGTGGTCCCGCGGTGTTCGAGGTTCTCCAGCAGTTCGATGCCGTCCGCTACCACGTCGTGCGATCGGCCGTCGTCCAGATCCATGACGACGCCGACGCCGCAGTTGGACCGCTCGTCCTCGGGGCTGGCGAGGCCCCGCGAGCCGTCCGTGTTCGTGTCTCCGTGCTGAGTCATACGTCCAGACTTGATCTTCTCCAATAAGAGGGTTCTCCTGAATGGCTAAGGGTATTATAGACACATACAAGGAAATATTAGGTCTGTGTATCTTCCGGATCGTTCGTAGAGAAATTGGACGCCCGTTCGGCACCTTTTGTAGAGTCGGCGCGCCGCGGCGGCGACGAACCCGCCGTTCTGCCGACCGCGGCAAACGAAGGCCGCCAAACGTTCAAATCGGATCGGGCACCACCCCGGACCGTGACCTTCGTCATCGGACGCGGCGCCGACGCCACCGAGCAGCGATCGTCGAACTCCGCGTCGGCATCGTCGCCCGAGCGCGACGTCGCTCGCGACGCCTCGCCCGAGTACGCCGGCAAGCTCGGAACGTACCGTGCGCTCGACGGCAGCGCCGGCGCGCCGCTGTACCTCGATCTCGACGGCCCGCACGCCGCCTTGCTCGTCGGCAAGCGCGGCTACGGCAAGTCCTACACGATGGGCGTGATCGCGGAGTCGCTGGCCCGGTCGAGCGGCGTCGCGCCCGTCGTCGTCGATCCGATGGGCGTGTTCCGCGAACTCTCGGCGCCCGCCGACGGCGAATCGGTGCCGGCCGACGTCGTCGCAAAGCCGAGCGTCGCGCCGTCCGCGCTCGACCCCCGCTCGTGGTGCTCGCTGCTCGGGCTCTCGCCGGAGAGCGGCCCCGGAAGTCTGGTCTGGCAGGCCGCGCAAGCGGCCTCGACGCTCGCGGGAGTGCGCGAGCGCGTCGAGTCGACGGACGCGCCGGCCGCCGACGTCCGCGCGGCGCACAACCACATCGAGCTCGCGGCGTCGTGGGGCGTGTTCGACCCCGACGGCCTCGATAGCGCCGATCTCGGCGGACCCGAAATCACGGTCGTCGACGTCTCCGGGCTCGACGCCGCACCGATGAACGCGGTCTGTCGCGGCGTCGCCGAGGCGCTGTACCGGGCACGCGTGACCGGGGCGATCGATCGGCTCCCCTGGCTCCTGCTCGACGAAGCCCACGCCTTCTTCGACGGCGTCGCCGAGCCCGCGCTCAGGACGATTCTGACGCGCGGTCGCGCGCCGGGCGTGAGCCTCGTCGCGGCGACCCAGCGCCCCAGCGCGGTGCCCGACGTCGGCATCGCCCAGTCGGACGTGCTCGTGGCACACCGGCTCACCGCCGGTCCGGATCTCGACGCGCTTGAGCGCGCGCAGCCGACGTACCTGAGCGGGTCGCTGGAGGAGCGGTTGCCGGCCGCCCCCGGCGAGGTCGTGGTGATCGACGACGCGACCGAAACGGTCCACGCCGCGACGGTCCGGACGCGCGACACGCCTCACGGCGGCGACAGTCCGCGAGCGCGCGACGCCGGCGGCGGACCCGGCGGCGGCTGATCGACGCACGATCGGCGCAAAAAAGAACGAGCGATTCCCGAGGGCGCTTCCGCAGCGCGATCAGCAGTCGTCGCCGCTCGACATCGCACTGCCGTTGCCGGCGCTCTCGTTGCCGTCGACGCCGACGGCGTCGTCGCTGACGTTCCCGCCGTCGGTGGCGTTGCCGTCGTCCGCGGCCGCGTCGACGTCGTCGTCGGCGGCGTCGTCGGTCGCGGCGTCTTCCTCGTCGTCCTCCGTATCGTCTTCGGCGTCCCCCTCGTCCTTGGCGTCGTCACCCTCACCCGCGTCCTCGGCGTCGTCGCCCTCGGTGTCGGGCGTCAGGGCGTCGACGTCGAGCAGCAGGTCGAACGACGGCTGGTCGTCCTCGGGTTCGAGGTAGCCGACGGCGTACGCCGAGTAGATCGTGTTCGGCGCGAGGTCGACGTCGAACTCGGCGACGGCCTCCTCGCCGTCGGCGGGCCGGATCTCCAGCGTGTACGAGTCGGCGGGCACCTCGACGTACTCGGCGTTCCCGAACTCGAGGTCGGTCACCAGCTCCTGGTCGCCGGCGACGACGTCGACCGCCGGCGCGTCCGGCGACGCGTGGACGACGCGGACGCGACTCTGGTCCTCCTCGAGCTCGTCGAGGTCCACTTCGAGCAACAGCAGTTCGAGCGGCTGGTCGCCGTCCTCGGCGGCCTCGCCGACCACGACCGCGGTGGCCGCGCCCGCCGGAACGTCGACCGACTGGTCGATCACGGCCGCGTCGGTGTCCTCGCCGGTCGGGACGACCGTCACGTCGTACTCGCCCGACAGCAAGACGAGGTAGTCGCTCACCTCGCCGAACGCCACGTCTTCGAGCACGAGCACGTCGTTGACGTACACGTCGACGTTCGGCGCGTCGGGCGACGCGTGGAACCCCTTGATGCTGGCTACGTTCCCGCCGTCGCCGTTTCCATTTTCGTCGTCCGATTCGGAGTCGTCGCCGCCGGCGGTCGCGATCCCCGTGCCGCCGAGGATGGCCGCCGCTCCCATGCCGGTCAGTACAGTGCGCCGCGTAGTGTCTCCCGTCATATGATACGGTGCTAACTAAGGATATTAAACTAAAGTGCGTTGTTATGACTATAGATTTTTAATTTAGGCGTTGGATTTGTTCAGAAGCTGAATCCATGCCGGCGGTTGCAGGGTCGCCAGCGCGTTCGGTGGGGTCACTGGCGCGCTGAGTATCGGATTGTTGCGCGACTCGGGGGAGAGAGCGCCGTAGTCCCCCGATTTCTTCTCAGGTCGCCGGCGAGATGGAGCGGCGTCGGGCCGCCGCGAGCGCGACGCCGTAGTATCCGCTTCGAAGGCTTTATCGGCGGCGTGGGCCACGCTTCGGGTAACATGGCAGAGAAACCGGCCTCGATGTACCGGAATATCGATAAGCCGCCCTACACCCGCAAGGAGTTCATGGGCGGCATCCCCGGCTCGAAGATCGCACAGCACCAGATGGGCGACCTCCAATCGGACCCCGAGGACTACCCCGTCCAGATCAGCCTCGTCACCGAGGAGGAGGTCCAGCTCCGCCACGGCTCGCTGGAAGCCTCCCGGCTGTCGGCGAACCGCCACCTCATCAAGGAACTCGGCGAGGGCAACTACAAGATGATCCTCCGCAAGTTCCCCCACCACGTCATCCGGGAGAACAAACAGGCGACCGGCGCCGGTGCGGACCGTGTTTCCGACGGGATGCGCCAGGCGTTCGGGAAGATCGTCGGCACCGCCGCCCGCATCCCCGAAGGCGACCGCATCTTCACCGCCTACTGCACCGTCGAGCAGGCCTCCGTCGTCAAGGAGGCGTTCCGCCGGTCGTACAACAAGCTCTCCCCGCCGTGTCGCATCGTCGTCGAGCGCGGCGAGGACAAGCTCGTCTCCTGAGGCCGGTCGAGCGGTTCCTCTCTCCCGGTTCTGACGCATTTACTTCTCGCAGCCCGCTGCAGTAACGCTCCGTCAGCGACGGCGCCGCGCGTTCGGCTGCCTTTTTGCCGCTCCGGTTCCCAGAGAGCGGTATGCTGACGCTCGCGGTCGCGAACCGCGCGGAGACGTTCGAGCGGATGGCCGAGCCGCTGGCCGAGCGGGGGATCGAAGCGCGCCACTGCCGGGTCTCCGAGCGGACGGTGTCGCTCACCGGCGAGAGACCGTGGTCGCCCGACGAGTTCGACGTCGGGTTCGTCTTCCCCGGACGGATGATCGAGGGCGGGGCGGCCGACGCCGCGCTCGATATCCCGTGGCTCAACGGGCGATCGGCCGTGCTCACCTCGCGGAACAAGGCGGGCGTGTTCGCCAGCCTCGACCGGGCCGGCCTGCCGGTGCCCGAGACGACGCTCGTGTCGAACCCCGTCGACGACGAGGAACTGATCGAGGCCTTCCAGCGGTTCGATCCTCCTGTGGTCGTCAAGCCCACCTCCACGACGCGCGGGGTCGGCGTCGCGCGGGTCGACGATCTGGACTCCTTCCTGGGCGTCGTCGACTACCTCGATCTCGTCCACGACTTCCAGGCGACCGGCGACAAGTCGTTCCTGATCCAGGAGTACCTGCCCGACGCGCGAGACTACCGGGCGATGGTGCTCGACGGCGAGTTCGTCGGCGCGGTCGAGCGGCGGCTCCCCGACGACGCGCTGGCGGCGGGCCAGTGGAAGCACAACGTCCACCGGGGCGCCGAGGCGACGGGCGTCGACCTGCCCGACGAGTGGCGGCGTCTGGCCGAGCGCGTCGCCGCCGAACTGGAGCTGTCGTTCGTCGGCGTCGACCTGCTCGCGAGCGGGGACCGGGTGGTCGTGAGCGAGACGAACGCCCGGCCGACGATCGACGCCGAGACGAAGTACGAGCCGGGCTTCTACGACCGGCTGGCGGCGTCGATCCGGAAGCGGGCCGAAGAGTGAGCGAGAAGAGGACTTACTCCAGGTCGATGTCTGCCGAATCGTCGGCGCGGTCGAACACGACCTCGAGGACGCCGTTGTTGTACGTCGCGTCGGCGGTGTGCTCGTCGACGCGGCTGGGCAGCGTCACCCGATCGTCGTAGGTGCGCCGTTCGCTGGCGGCGCCGATCGTCAGCACCGTCCCGTCGCACTGGAGGTCGATGTCCTCTTTCTCGACGCCGGGGATGTCCGCGATGACGCGGACCTCCTCGTCGGTCTCGTGGACGTCCACGTGAGTGTCGCTGCCGAACCCGGCGTCGTTCTCGAAGCCGACGTCGACGTCGCCCTGCCCGATCACGTCGTTCATCATCCGCTCGATTTCCCGGAAGAGATCGTCGAAGGGGTCGTCGCGGTCGTCGCGGTGCATACGCCTTGGTAGTTCCTACCCGTGCAAAAATCTTCTGTCGACCCCGGAATTCGCCGGCGCGCGATGGGTGATCCGCGCCACTCAGTTATCTGTGCCGCTCAGTCGTCGGCCGCCACCCGCGGGTCCGGGCGGGCGTCGCCGTCCCGTTCGAGTCCCAGCGCGGCGTTCGTCCGGGCGACGCTCTCCTCGGCGTCGGCCATGTCGAACATCGCCCGGAGCGCGTCGACGTTCTCGGGCACGACGTCGGCCTCCTGGTGGATCGCCTGGAAGCAGTAGAAGTCCCGTTCCTCGACTGTGATCGACTCGCCCCAGACGCAGTTCTCCCAGACGTCCCCGCGCGGGCGGCCGGCGTCGCGGGCGTACTCGCGGAGCTGGCCGCAGCTCCCGATCCCCGAGCGCTCGGGGACGACGAACAGCCGCGACTCGGCGTCGAGCAGGTCGCACACGTCGCGGGAGTCGGGCGTCGATTCGAGCGTGACGTTGACGCTGTGGAGGTGCATCAGCGTTGCAGGCACTGTGAGCCCGAGCGTGTCGATCGAGAGGTCCGGGAAGATCGTCTGCACGTCGGGACCGTGGTGGGAAGGCACCTCGACGGGGTCCGGCAGGATGTCGTTGATCGGCCCGCGATCGGACTGGGTGGGATCGCCGCCCCTGCGCACCAGCGTCGTCCGGACCTTTTCGATCCCGTAGGTCTCCGCGAGCGGTGCGAGCAGGCGCGAGAGCCCGGTCGTGTTGCAGGAGACGACCCGCACGTAGTCGGCGTCCCGTGCGTCGTCGAAGTTCGCCCGCGCGTTGAAGCTCGTCTCGGCCACGTCGGGCGCCTCGGCGCCCTGGAACACGGCTGGCGTGTCGCGGGCCTCGTACAGCGGGCGGTACTCGGCGCCGACGCCGCCCGGCGTCGCGTCGACGACGACGTCGCTGGCGTCGACCATGTCCCCGACCGTCCCGTCGACGGCGAGTCCCGCCGCGTGGAACTCGTCGACCGACTCCTCGTCGCACGCGTAGAGGGGGTAGCCCGCGGTGCGAGCCCCCTCGGCCGCGAAGTCGGGGCTCGTCTTCGTCACGCCCGCGATCGTCATATCCGGCTGTGCCCGCACCGCGTCGGCGACGCGCTTGCCGATTGTACCGTACCCGTTGACGCCCACCTGGAGCATGTATGGGGTTGCGAGAGGGACCGGGATAAATCTTCGTGTTAGTTGATAGATCCTTACTCGAAAGAGAGTTGTTAACGGTCGGACCCCGGTATGTCGGCGAGATTCGTTGATCGACCGACGGAACGATCGATTTCCGATCTCTGACACGCTTGGGATACGATACCACTCCTCACTCGGTCCCGACGCGTTCCGGCCGCCGCGAACGGCTACCAGTAAGATATCTTATGTTCGTTCGGCGGCGTCGCGTTTGTTTCTGTACGATCCTCGTTTTTTGAGGAATCGACCGGTCAGGCGCCGGTTTGTAATCCTCAACAATTAATTACAATACGGATCTGGGCGTCGACTCCTATTTAGGTAAATACTTTACTCGGAAGGTCGTACCAAGTCAGTATGAGTGACTCAGCAGACGATACGCTCCGCGTAGGGCTGAACGGGTTCGGACGCATCGGGCGCAACGTGTTCCGCGCCTCGCTGGTGACCGACGGCATCGAGGTCGTCGGCATCAACGACGTGATGGACGTCGACGACATGGCCTATCTCCTGAAGTACGACAGCGTCCACGGCCGCACCGAGGACGTCGAGATCGACGACGACGGCGACCTCGTCGTGCAGGGAACGACGATCCCGATCCTCTCGGAGAAGGATCCCGCCGAGCTCCCCTGGGACGACCTCGACGTCGACGTCGCCTTCGAGTGCACCGGCCTGTTCCGCAACTACGACGACGCCTACAAGCACGTCGAGGCCGGCGCCGACAAGACGATCATCTCCGCGCCGCCGAAGGGCGAGAAGGAGGTCCTGACGATCGTCTACGGCGTCAACCACGACGAGTACGAGGGTCAGGACGTCGTCTCGAACGCCTCCTGTACCACGAACTCCGTCGCGCCGGTCGCGAAGGTACTCGACGAGGAGTTCGGCATCGAGTCGGGCGTCCTGACGACGACCCACGCCTACACCGGCACCCAGAGCCTCGTCGACGGTCCGAATCGCAAGCGCCGCCGCGGCCGTGCCGCCGCCGAGAACATCGTCCCGACCTCGACCGGCGCCGCGCAGGCGACGACCGAAGTTCTGCCCGAACTCGAGGGCAAGCTCGACGGCATGGCGATGCGCGTGCCCGTCCCGGACGGCTCGATCACCGACCTCACGGTCAACCTCGAGGAGGACGCCTCCATCGAGGAGGTCAACGCCGCGTTCGAGGACGCCGCCGAGGGCGAGCTCGAGGGCGTCATGGGCTACACCGAGGACGAGATCGTCTCGCGGGACGTCGTCGGCCAGCCCTACTCCTCGCTGATCGACGCCGACTCGACGATGAAGGTCGGCGGTCAGGTGAAGGTGCTCGCGTGGTACGACAACGAGTACGGCTTCTCGAACCGGATGCTCGACCTCGCGGCCCACGTCGTCGAGGAGTCCGAGCTCGAAGCCTCGGCCTGACGCCGTAGCAGCCACCGAACCGCTCACTCACTCTTTCGCAGCTACCACCATTCATGTTCAACACCATCGACGACCTCGAACCCGAGCAGCGACTCCTGATGCGCGTCGACCTGAACGCGCCGGTCGACGACGGCGCGGTCCAGGACAACCGCCGCTTCGCCCGCCACGCCGAGACGATCGCCGAACTGATCGACGACGGCCACGCCGTCGCCCTGATGGCCCACCAGGGTCGCCCGGGTCGCGACACGTTCGTCACGCTCGAACAGCACGCCGACATCCTCGCCGACCACGTAGGTGAGGACGTCGACTACGTCCCCTCGACGTACGGCGACGAGGCCCTCGACGCGATCGCGGAGCTCGAATCGGGCGACGTGCTCGTCCTGGAGAACGTCCGGATGACCGACGACGAGCTCGCCGACCGCACCCCCGAGGAACACGGCGAGAGCGACCTCGTGCAGACGCTCGCGCCCGAGTTCGACGCCTACGTCAACGACGGCTACTCGGTCGCCCACCGGCCCCACGCCTCGATCGTCGGCTTCCCGCAGGTCATGGACAGCTACGCCGGCCGCGTGATGGCCGAGGAGTACGAGTACAACACCTCGATCGAACGGCGCGAGTTCGACGGCAAGGTGACGATGGTGCTGGGCGGCACCAAGGTCGAGGACGTCGTCGCCGCGATGGAGAACCTCGACGAGAAGGTCGACCAGTTCCTGCTGGGCGGGATCGTCGGCCAGCTGTTCCTCCGCTCGGAGGGGTACGAGATCGGCATCGACACGCCCGAGGGCCCCGGCCTGTACGACGAGAGCTGGGACGAAAACGAAGACACCATCCGCGAGGTCAAAGAGCGGTACGGCGACCGCATCTCGCTGCCGGTCGACGTCGCCCGCGAGGGCGAGGACGGCGAGCGCGTCACCGAGCGCGTCGAGGACGCCGCCGACCACCCCGACGAGTACCTGGACGTCGGCGAGGAAACCGTCGAGGCGTACCAGCCTCACGTCCGGGAGTCCGAGGCGGTGCTCGTGAAGGGCGCGCTCGGCGTCTTCGAGATGGAGCAGTTCAGCCACGGCACCGTCGGCGTCCTGCGGGCGGTCGCCGAGACCGACTGCTACTCGGTGGTCGGCGGCGGCGACACCTCCCGTACGGTCACGATGTACGATCTGGGCGAGGAGAACTTCGATCACCTCTCGATCGCCGGCGGCGCCTACCTGCGCGCTCTGACCGGCGCGCCGCTGCCGGCCGTCGAGGCGCTCGAAGCGGCCGCCGAGCGGTAAGGATCCCGACACTGGATTTGCAAACCGCGCAACCGGTTGCAGTCGCTTTCAAGTAGTTGGAACCCTCCTTGTGGGTATGGACGCCTCGGGGTCCTTCACAGTGCTGTACGTCGACGCCGAGCCGCCAACGTCGACATCAGTCTCCGAGGACGAACAGTTCGACGCCGCCGTCGCGACGAGCGTCGGCGACGCCGTCGGACGGGTCGTCGATAGCGAGATCGACTGCGTCGTCGTATCGGCGACGCGCGAGGATTGGCAGTCAGTCGCCGAACGGGTGCGCGACGCCGCGCCGAGGATGCCGGTAGTCCTCGTCGACGCCGTGCCGGAGGACATCGTCGACGCCGAGGACGCGGTCGACGAGTACGTCCGCGCGGACGATCCGGATCCGTCGCGCACGCTCGCTCGGCGGATCGAGGGCGTCGTCGCGCGGAGCGACGCCGACGCCCGAAACGAGGAGGCGGACGGCCGATTCTACCGCGATCTCGTCGACGAGGCGTCGGACGCGATCCTCGTCGTCGACGGGTCGAGCACGATCCGGTTCGCCAACGACACCGTCGCGGAGGTGTTCGGCTACGCGCCCGACGAGATCGAGGGCGAGCCGCTGACGATGCTGATCCCCGAATCGCTCCGCGAGAACCACCTGGCGGGGATGGAAGCGTACCTCGACTCGGGCGAGCGAACGATCGACTGGAACTACGTGGAGCTGCCGGGCCGCCACAGCGACGGCCGCGAGCTCACGCTGGCGATCTCCTTCGAGGAACACTACAGAGACGGCGAGAGGCTGTTCTCGGGAATCGTCCGGGACGTCACCGAGCGCAACGCCCGCGAGCGTCGTCTCCGGGAGTACAAGCGCCAGTTCGACGCCGTGTTCGACGATCCCGACTCCTTCATCGTGCTGTTGGACCCCGACGGGATCGTCCGCAAGGCCAACGACACCGCCCTGAAGTTCGTCGACGCGGACTTCGAGTCGGTCCACGGAGCTCCCTTCTGGAACACGCCCTGGTGGGACCACTCCGGCGCGCCGCGCGAGAAACTCGAGGAGTGGGTCGAGCGGGCCGCTGGCGGCGAGTCGGTGCGCTACGAGGCGACCCACCACGGCCCCGACGGCGAGACGGCGACGATCGACGGGACGATCCGACCGGTCACCGACGAGGACGGCCGGGTCGTCTCGCTGATCGCCGAGGGCCGGGACATCTCCGAGCGCCAGCGGATTCAGGAGGAGCTCCAGACCAGCGAGCGCTCGCTGCGCGAGCTGTACGAGGTCACGTCGAACCCCGATCTCTCCTTCGACGAGAAGCTCCACCGGATTCTCGGGATCGGCTGCTCGCGGCTGGGGCTCTCGCTGGGCTTTCTGACGCGCATCGAGGACGGCCGCCAGGAGATCCTCGCAGTCGAAGGGGACCACGAGGAGCTCCGCGAGGGCGCGACGTCGCCGCTCTCGGAAGCCTACTGCGAGGCGACGATCGAGTCCGACGATCTGGTCGGCGCCGAGGACGCCTCGACGGCCGACTGGCTCGACGCCGCAACGTACGATCGCTGGGGGCTGTCCTGTTACCTGGGCTCGAAGATCGAGGTCCACGGCGAGCTGTTCGGAACCTTCTGCTTCGCCGACGACGCCGCGCGCGAGAAGCTCTTCTCGGACTCCGAGCGAACGTTCGTCGAACTGCTCGCCCAGTGGGCCAGCCACGAACTCGAACGCGAGCGCCGACAGGAACAGCTCGAACGGGCGAACGACCAACTCGAGCGGACCAACGATCAGCTCGAACGCACGAACGACCGGCTCGAACAGTTCGCCAGCGTCGTCAGCCACGACATCCGGAACCCGCTGACGGTCGCGATGGGCCACCTCGACGTCGCCCGAGAGCGCGGTGACGGCGACGACGAGCAGCTCGAAGAGGTCGAGCGCTCGCTCGAGCGGATCGACGCGCTGATCGACGACCTGCTGACGCTCGCCCGGCAGGGCGACTCGGTCGGCGAGATCGAGGCCGTCGCTCTCGACGCCGTCGCGCGGGACGCCTGGGAGACGGCAGACACCGCCGAAGCGAGCGTCGAGTTCGACGATCCGCCGACGATCCGCGCCGACGAGTCCCGGCTGCGCCAGCTGCTGGAGAACTTCTTTCGAAATGCGATCGACCACGGCCCCGACGACGTGACCGTCGGGGTGGGCGCGCTGCCCGAGGGCGAGGGATTTTTCGTGGAGGACGACGGTCCCGGCATTCCCTCCGAGGAGCGCGAGCAGGTGTTCGAGCAGGGACACACGACCTCGCCCGACGGAACGGGGTTCGGGCTGGCGATCGTCGACCAGATCGTCGACGCCCACGACTGGGCAATCGACCTCGGCGAGAGCGAGGACGGGGGAGCGCGATTCGAGATTACCGGCGTCGAGACGGTCGCAAGCGAGTGATCGAGGCCGCGATTCGTCGCCGAGCTCGCTGACGGGGACGCCGCGCCGCCCGGTCGCGACGCCGGCGAGCGGGCGAAAGCGACCGTTCCGAAGGGCTAAAGCGCGCGGCAGAAGACGTGCGAGTATGAAGTTCCACGAGGCGGCGAACTTCCTCTACGACCTTCGGCGGTTCGGTCCGCGCCCCGGGATCGAGTCGACCGCCGACCTCCTCTCTCACCTCGACGACCCCCACGACGGGCTGGCGTGCGTGCAGATCGCGGGGTCGAACGGCAAGGGCTCGACCGCCCGGATGGTCGAGTCGATCCTGCGCGAGGCCGGACTGACGGTGGGGCTGTTCACGTCGCCCCACCTCGAGGACCTGCGCGAGCGAATCCGCGTCGACGGGCGGAAGATCCAGACGGGCGCCGTCGCCGATTTCGCCGACGAGATCGCGCCGTACGTCCGCGAGAAGGGCGCCGACGGCGTCTCGCCGACGTTCTTCGAGGCGACCACCGCGATGGCGCTGTGGCAGTTCGACCGCCGGGACGTCGACGTCGCCGTGCTCGAAGTCGGCATCGGCGGCAAGCTCGACGCGACGAGCGTCGTCGACCCGATCGCGAGCGCGGTGACGACGGTGACGCTGGAACACACCGACGTGCTCGGCGATACTATCCCCGAGATCGCACGGGACAAGGCCCACGTCGCGCCCGCCGACGCGCCGCTGGTCACCGGCGCCGAGGGCGAAGCGCTCGACGCCGTCCGCGAGGTCGCCGGCGACGTGCTGACCGTCGGTAAAGGGGACGACGTGGTGCCGTCCTACGGCGGTCGGCGGAACCACACCGAGTCGGCCGTCGCGATCGAGGGACCCGACTGGTCGGTCGACGGGCGCGTCCCGACGGTCGGCGCCTATCAGGCCGACAACGCCGGCATCGCCGCCGCGCTCGCCCGGCAGGTGACCGAGCGCCTGAGCGGCGAGCCGGTCGTCGAAGGGAAGATCGAACGCGGTCTCCGGCAGGCCCACTGGCCGGGCCGGTTCGAGGTACTGGAACGCGATCCCCTGACCGTGCTCGACGGCGCGCACAACCCCGGCGCCTGCGAGAAGCTCGCCGGCGCGCTCGCGGAGTTCGACTACGACGATCTCCACGTCGTCTTCGGGGCGATGCACGACAAGGCCCACGGAGAGATGGCCGCCGCGCTCCCGACGCCCGACCGCGTCGTCGCCTGCGAACCGGATCTCGATCGCTCCGAGGACGCCGCCGTGCTCGCGGAGGTGTTCGAGCGCGCCGGCGCCGGCGAGGTAGCGACGAGAGGCTCGGTCGAAGGCGCCGTCGCCGAGGCGCTCGCGGCCGCCGACGCGGACGACTGCGTGCTGGTGACCGGCTCGCTGTTCACCGTCGCCGAAGCCAGGACGCGCTGGTCGCGCCTGGAGATTCCCAGGCGCGTCCGCGATCTCGACGACGCGCGCTCGGTGCTCGACGGCGCGCACGTGCCGGAGGCCGAGATCGAGCGGACGGCGCCCGACGGCGTCCACCGCGTGCTGACGACGCGCGTCCGGACGCGCCAGGCCCGCCGGCTCGAAGCCGCGATGCTCGCGGTCGGGGGCGACTGCGCGCTCTCGGGCGTCAGCGAGCAGGACGACGCCGTCGTCGACGTCGCACTGCTGGGGACGCTCGCGGAGTTCGAGGCGCTCGTCGATCGGCTCGACGACCGCGACGGCGGGCTCGGATCGATCGCCGACGAGTTACGGGCGACGCTGGAGCTGGAGGGCGACGCCGCTGCTCCGGAGAGCGACATCGACGCGCGGGCCGGCTCCGCCACCGGCAGCCGCGACTACCCCTGGCAGGACGGCACCGCGGTGATGGGCATTCTAAATGTCACGCCCGATAGCTTCCACGACGGCGGCGAGTACGACGCCGTCGAGGACGCCGCGGCGCGGGCCGAACGGATGGTCGAGGAGGGCGCCGACATCGTCGACGTCGGCGGCGAGAGCACCCGGCCGGGCGCCGAGCCGGTCCCGGTCGAGGAGGAGAAAGAACGCGTCGTCCCGGTCGTCGAGCGCGTCGCCGACCTCGACGCGATGATCTCGGTCGACACTCGCCGGGCCGCGGTGGCGCGAGCCGCACTGGAGGCCGGCGCCGATATCCTCAACGACGTGTCGGGGCTGGAGGATCCGGAGATGCGCTTCGTCGCCGCGGAGTACGACGCCCCGCTCGTGGTGATGCACAGCG containing:
- a CDS encoding PAS domain S-box protein codes for the protein MDASGSFTVLYVDAEPPTSTSVSEDEQFDAAVATSVGDAVGRVVDSEIDCVVVSATREDWQSVAERVRDAAPRMPVVLVDAVPEDIVDAEDAVDEYVRADDPDPSRTLARRIEGVVARSDADARNEEADGRFYRDLVDEASDAILVVDGSSTIRFANDTVAEVFGYAPDEIEGEPLTMLIPESLRENHLAGMEAYLDSGERTIDWNYVELPGRHSDGRELTLAISFEEHYRDGERLFSGIVRDVTERNARERRLREYKRQFDAVFDDPDSFIVLLDPDGIVRKANDTALKFVDADFESVHGAPFWNTPWWDHSGAPREKLEEWVERAAGGESVRYEATHHGPDGETATIDGTIRPVTDEDGRVVSLIAEGRDISERQRIQEELQTSERSLRELYEVTSNPDLSFDEKLHRILGIGCSRLGLSLGFLTRIEDGRQEILAVEGDHEELREGATSPLSEAYCEATIESDDLVGAEDASTADWLDAATYDRWGLSCYLGSKIEVHGELFGTFCFADDAAREKLFSDSERTFVELLAQWASHELERERRQEQLERANDQLERTNDQLERTNDRLEQFASVVSHDIRNPLTVAMGHLDVARERGDGDDEQLEEVERSLERIDALIDDLLTLARQGDSVGEIEAVALDAVARDAWETADTAEASVEFDDPPTIRADESRLRQLLENFFRNAIDHGPDDVTVGVGALPEGEGFFVEDDGPGIPSEEREQVFEQGHTTSPDGTGFGLAIVDQIVDAHDWAIDLGESEDGGARFEITGVETVASE
- a CDS encoding phosphoglycerate kinase → MFNTIDDLEPEQRLLMRVDLNAPVDDGAVQDNRRFARHAETIAELIDDGHAVALMAHQGRPGRDTFVTLEQHADILADHVGEDVDYVPSTYGDEALDAIAELESGDVLVLENVRMTDDELADRTPEEHGESDLVQTLAPEFDAYVNDGYSVAHRPHASIVGFPQVMDSYAGRVMAEEYEYNTSIERREFDGKVTMVLGGTKVEDVVAAMENLDEKVDQFLLGGIVGQLFLRSEGYEIGIDTPEGPGLYDESWDENEDTIREVKERYGDRISLPVDVAREGEDGERVTERVEDAADHPDEYLDVGEETVEAYQPHVRESEAVLVKGALGVFEMEQFSHGTVGVLRAVAETDCYSVVGGGDTSRTVTMYDLGEENFDHLSIAGGAYLRALTGAPLPAVEALEAAAER
- the folP gene encoding dihydropteroate synthase — encoded protein: MKFHEAANFLYDLRRFGPRPGIESTADLLSHLDDPHDGLACVQIAGSNGKGSTARMVESILREAGLTVGLFTSPHLEDLRERIRVDGRKIQTGAVADFADEIAPYVREKGADGVSPTFFEATTAMALWQFDRRDVDVAVLEVGIGGKLDATSVVDPIASAVTTVTLEHTDVLGDTIPEIARDKAHVAPADAPLVTGAEGEALDAVREVAGDVLTVGKGDDVVPSYGGRRNHTESAVAIEGPDWSVDGRVPTVGAYQADNAGIAAALARQVTERLSGEPVVEGKIERGLRQAHWPGRFEVLERDPLTVLDGAHNPGACEKLAGALAEFDYDDLHVVFGAMHDKAHGEMAAALPTPDRVVACEPDLDRSEDAAVLAEVFERAGAGEVATRGSVEGAVAEALAAADADDCVLVTGSLFTVAEARTRWSRLEIPRRVRDLDDARSVLDGAHVPEAEIERTAPDGVHRVLTTRVRTRQARRLEAAMLAVGGDCALSGVSEQDDAVVDVALLGTLAEFEALVDRLDDRDGGLGSIADELRATLELEGDAAAPESDIDARAGSATGSRDYPWQDGTAVMGILNVTPDSFHDGGEYDAVEDAAARAERMVEEGADIVDVGGESTRPGAEPVPVEEEKERVVPVVERVADLDAMISVDTRRAAVARAALEAGADILNDVSGLEDPEMRFVAAEYDAPLVVMHSVNAPVDPDADVEYDDVVTDVIDQLRERVLLAEKAGLDRERIIVDPGLGFAKSASEEFKLLGRIDEFDAFGCPVLVGHSHKSMYALTGQSAGERGPPTVAASALAADRGADIVRVHDVAENVAAVNVAAAASASSRDDVETGPDELRSSASGDESDDE